The Staphylococcus saprophyticus subsp. saprophyticus ATCC 15305 = NCTC 7292 genome contains the following window.
CTACTTAAGTCATCCCCTACTTGTACAATCAATCAGACCGAGACATCAAAAATGATTCTCGATCTGATTTTTTCATTTTTTAAAATTCTATTAATAAAAAATGGATTACACTGAGAAATGTAATTTTCCACACTGATTATGATATTAAGTACCAAATTATCTTAATTATTAAAAATACATCCTTATCTAAATGAGATACTTAAAAATCAATTCTTAATATATACACAAAATTCACGCTTTTTACATTGAGCAATATATAAACATAAAGATAATTAATAATACAAAATTCATTTTAAATTTACAATCATTTGATACACTTGTAAAAATTAGATTATTTTACAAAGTGGAAATGAGACATTAGTAGACAAGCAAATTAGTGATGCGCAGTGGAGAGAATACCAAGCGCATCAAAATCAACAAAAAATCGAAAAAAATTAGTAAAGGTTGGTTTTGGGGTTGTGGATCTGGTTGCGGTTGTTTAATTTTGTTAGTAATTATCATTATAGGCATCTCAGCATGTACTGCAAACCTAGGCAACTTAGACACTAATGATAATTCATCAAACAATTCAAACAACAGTAGTGCTTCTAGAGAAGAAAAATCTGCATTAAACAAAGCGAAAACCTATTCGAACGTTATGCACATGTCAAAAGATGGCATCTATAATCAATTAATGTCTGAAGCTGATGGTTTTAAAGAATCAGATGCACAATATGCAGTAGATAATTTAAAAGCGAATTATAAAAAGAATGCTCTCGAAAAAGCTAAAGATTATGCTGATACACAGGATATGTCAAACGATGCAATATACAATCAATTAACATCAGATATTGAAGGATTCACGGAAGAACAAGCGCAATACACTATTGATCAATTAGATAAATAGTGAAGTTCTAAAGCCCTAATTCAACTTTAATTATTGTTGATGGGACTTAATTAAACTTAACATTAAAGAAACGATATTTCGGTATTGAAACCGAAATATCGTTTTTATTTTGCCTCTTAATTCATATTTATAAAGGTACTGCCTAAAACATCACGCACATCGTGAATCACTAGGAATGTATTTTCATCCACTTCATTTACCAGTTTCTTGACCCTTGTAACTTGTGATTGCGGTACAACGACGTACAACATATGTGTTTCTGACTTTCCATAACCACCTTTACCAGTTAATATGGTTGACCCTCTACCGGTAAACGCATTGATTTTATCACTAATTAAATCACTTTTGCTTGAAATCACTGTAACTGCTTTTTTCGGATTGAAACCTTCGATAACGAAGGACGTGGCACGTTCCGTAACAAATAACATAATAATGGTAAACAGCACATTTTCTAATGGTAGTACCATTAAGAATGAAAGAACAACAAGTGCATCTAGTATAAAAATACCTTGTGACGTTTTGATCTCGGAGTATTTATTCACAATTTTCGCAATGACTGATGTACCACCCAGTGTACTACCAGTAGAAATTACTAGCCCTGCACCGATACCAATCACAGCGCCCCCAAATAAAGAATTAATAACAAAATTATCTACACCTAGATTAATATTTTCAGTTAAATGTAAAAATAGAGACAACGCAGTGTTGGAAATAACGGTGTAGACCGCTACCGTTTTACTTAAAAATTTCCACCCTACAAATACGACAACGGTATTGATAATAAATGAGGTCCACGCTGGCGATAAACCGAATGCATACATAAGAGATAATGATATCCCTACTGTGCCACCATCACCTAGATTTGATCCAAGTAAAAAACAGTTTACACCAATCGCATTTATGAATGTACCAATTAAACAGAATATAATGTTTTTATAATGCTTGTTTATTAAATTTTTCATAAATACCCTCCCTTTTCACTATTTTATTATTGTGGTTTATAAATAAAATGTTCAATATTCATCAAGTAATGCCTAAATATTAAAAAAGACACCTCCATGAGGCGTCATTAATTGAAATTCATACTTTTCATTATATTAGCATATTTATTTTATGTGTGACTAGAAGAAATTCAATTTACACTTAATTCTTTTTCAAATTAAGAGATAACCATGCAAAACAGATGATACATCTTATGTGCTATAGTTCGATAGGCTCACCGCTTCTTAATTTATCAGCCATCTCATTTAACTTTCTTAATCTATGATTCACACCAGATTTAGATATTTTTCCCGTCGACATCATTTCACCTAATTCTTTTAATGAAACTTCTTGGTGCTCAATTCTTAATTTTGCGATCTCACGCAATCTATCTGGAAGGTTGTCTAAACCAATTTCTTTATCAATTAAATGTATACTTTCTACATGTTTCATGGCTGCACTTACAGTTTTATTTAAATTGGCTGTCTCACAATTAACCAATCGATTCACAGAATTTCTCATATCTCGAACAATACGAACGTCTTCAAATTTCAAAAGTGCTTGATAACCACCTATCAAACTTAAAAAATCGGATATTTTTTCTGCTTCTTTTAAGTAAGCAATGCTGCCTTTCTTACGTTCTAGATGTTTTGCATTTAATTCATACGCATTCATTAATTGTGTGATACCTTCAGAATGATCTTCATATAACGAAAAAACCTCTAAATGATAAGATGACGTTTCTGGATTGTTAACAGAACCACCAGCTAGAAAGGCACCTCTCAAATAACTGCGACGCATTTCATCATCATGAATCATAGTTTCATCGATTTCATGGGTAAAGACACCATTTTTTAAAATACCTAAATCATCTAATATTTCTCTGGCTCTTGCCTTAATACGACAAATATAGATATTATTTTTTTTCAATTTCATTTTCTTGCGTACGAGTAGTTCCACTTCCACATTAAACACTTTTTTTATTAACGAATAAATCCGTCTTGCTGTTGTTGCATTTTCGGTTTGAACGTTAATAACAAACTGTTGATTGGATAGACTGAGTGCACCATTCATTCGAATAAGCGCACTGAGCTCTGCTTTTGCATTTTCTTCATCTACTTCAATTCTAGTAAGTTCATTTTTCATATCTGATGCAAAGCTCATGATTCAATCAGTCCCTTCTTATAAGTTTATTGTCTGGCTTATTCGTTATGATCTTTATTATGATCTTTATTTCGATTAAACTCAATTGTCGCCGTTTCTCTCATAGCGATTTCATAGATCATTTTTGAAAGTACTTCAGTGTTATGGCGCACGTAATCTTCTGAAGACACTTCTACTAAATCAGGATGTGTAAAGACTTTAATATTCTGTGCTTCCATATCTGTCGTGTTGCATTTTACAGGTTCTGCATTTTCTTCTCTATAGCGTTCTAATACATTACCGTGAAAATTTTGCGTGCTACAAATAACATAGTTAATACATTTCGCACCCATGTGATCATGGATAGCATTGACATGATCGACAGCAGAATAATTATTCGTTTCACCTGGCTGTGTCATTACATTTGAAACATACAATTTAGGGGCATCTACTTTAAGTAATGCATCTGCGATACCTTTTACGCATAAATTTGAAATGACACTTGTATATAAAGAACCTGGCCCCATAACAATTAAATCTGCCTCTTCAATCGCTTCAACTGCTTCTTCCATCGGTTTTACATCTTCAGGTTCTAAAAATACACGTTCGATTTTTTTATTTTTTTTTGGAATCTTAGACTCGCCATATACGATTTCTCCGTCTTCCATGACTGCATTTAAACGCACACTTGTATTAGTAGACGGAATAACACGACCTCTAATATTTAAAATCTTACTTAATTCTTTAACTGCATGTCCAAAATCATCCGTAATATTCGTTAACGCGGCAATCAGTAAATTGCCAAGCGAATGACCTTCAACTTGGTTTTCTTTAAAACGATATTGGAAAAGTTGTTCTAAAGTTGACTCAGTTTCACTTAATGCAGAAATTACATTTCTTATATCTCCCGGTGCAGGTATATCCATTTCATTTCTTATTTTTCCTGTGCTCCCACCATCATCGGCAACTGTGACAATTGTCGTAATATCTATTGGGTAATCTTTAAGGCCTCGAGCTAAAACGGATAAGCCTGTACCGCCACCTATTAGTACAAGTTTAATTCTTCTCATCTTTATGTTTCACGCCACTTTCCACATGTGCATCCCTGTGATGCACATACACATTGTAATCAAAACTTTCGTTAAGTTCTGCTCCGATACGTTTGGCTAATGCGACTGAACGGTGTTGACCACCAGTACAACCGATTGCGATAACCAGTTGTGATTTACCTTCTTTTTTATATCCTGGTACCATAAATTTCAATAAATCTATTAATTTTTCATAAAATATATTTGTTTCTTTCCATTTCATAACATATTTATAAACCGCTTCATCTTCTCCTGTGAGTGGTCTTAATTCATCAACATAGTGTGGATTCGGTAAAAATCTCACATCGAATACTAAGTCTGCATCCATTTGAATACCATGCTTAAATCCAAAACTCGTTACATTAATATTAAATGTTTGTACATTGCTCTTATTGAAATAGTCACCAATGCGTTTACGCAATTCTTTTGGTTTCATTTGCGTCGTATCAATCGTATAGTTCGCTAGACTTTTAATTTCTGTTAATAACTCACGTTCTTCATTTATCGATTCTATCAATGAACGTTGTCCATTTCCATTTAACGGATGCGCACGTCTTGTTTCTTTATATCTAGAAATTAAACGCTCATTAGATGCTTCCAAGAACATCATATCCACAATCACATCAGAGTTACTTTTAATTAAATCCATTTCGTGGATTAATGATTTAAACAATTCTTTCCCTCTTAAATCGATTGCAATTGCAACTTTTTGTAATGATGGATTACCTTGCCCCATCAATTCTACAAATTTAGGTAAAAGTATCGGTGGTAAGTTGTCTACACAGAAATAACCGATATCTTCTAGACTTTGAATGACTACAGATTTCCCAGCACCTGATAAACCTGTAACGACTAATAATTCACTTTTTACTATTTCTTTTTCATCCGGTTGCATCTTTTCACACCATTCGTTGATTTATTTAATCATAAAATGTTACTTCGTTGTTAACAGTTCATATTTTAAAGTGATGTGATTCATTTCACTTCAAATAAGTCTAACAATCTTATGCTATCATATTTCATTTTACATGAAAAAGGTCTTAGGTAGTAGCATTATCACTTTAATATTGAAGTTAGCTGTGGCTGCAATTTAACTCCTATAACCATAAGACTTCAATTATAAACATAGATAAATATATATCCTTATGTAAAAAGCTAGAGCACAATGCTTTCAGTTATATCTGAGCATCATGTTCTAGCTTTAACTAAATTCTATTATACAACACAATCACACGATTGATTATGCTTCTATTGTATCTTTGATGTGTTCAATATATGCGATAGCACTTTGTGCTGCAATACTACCATCACCTGTTGCAGTAACGATTTGACGTAAACCTTTTTCACGTACATCGCCTGCTGCGTAAATACCAGGAATGCTTGTACTCATATCTTCATTCGTTAAGACATAACCGACTTCATTTGTAATACCTAAATCTTGGAAAGGTACTGTCAGTGGTTTCATACCAATATAAATAAATACACCATCCGCATCTAATGTTTGTTCAGAACCATCTTTTGTTGATTCTAATGTGACTGATCCTACTTTACCATCTTTGTCGTTAATTGTTTTTAGTGTGTGGCTCCAGATAAAATCAATTTTTTCATTTTTAAATGCGCGATCTTGTAATATTTTTTGCGCACGTAATTCATCTCTACGGTGTACAATGGTTACGCTATCCGCAAATTTTGTAAGGAATGTGCCTTCCTCAACGGCTGAATCACCGCCACCAATAACAAATAATTTTTTACCTTTAAAGAATGCACCATCACAAACTGCACAATAACTTACACCACGGCCACCAAGTTCTTGTTCACCTGGCACACCAATTTTTTTATATTCTGCACCTGTTGAGATAATAACTGCATGTGCAGTGATTACTTTATTTCCTAGGTTCACTTCTTTATATGCGCCTTTATCTTCGATTGATTTAATGTCACCATATTGATATTGTGCACCAAATTTTTTCGCATGTTCAAACATTTTTGTAGATAAGTCCGGACCTGTTACCATTTCAAATCCTGGAAAGTTTTCAACTTCTTCCGTATTTGCCATTTGTCCACCAGGCATGCCACGTTCTATCATTACAGTACTTAAGTTTGCGCGAGATGCATAAACTGCTGCAGTCATACCTGCTGGGCCTGCACCAATAATTGCAATATCAAAATCCACTTGTTCAGCCATTTTAATTGCCTCCTGTTTACTAATTCAATATGCGAAGTATATATGATTTCTTGCATTTTATAAACTTATATGCTCACTAAATAATCTATCGTCTTATTTAAACGGTAAGATGAAATTTTAAACCAATCTAAAACTTGTTGCTTTGTAACTTTGATTTCAGAATGACGAAAATACATATATACAAATGCAGCAACATAATCACTAACATTTGCTAGGTCAACTTTTTCCGAAATGATCGCTTCTGCTTGATCAATCCATACTATAAATAAATCTTCATTATTTTTCAATGCCTCAATATCATAAAGCATTAACATGCCTTTGTGAATAAAATCTAATTTGTTTAATTTTAAATCTTGAATTAAATAAGTCAAATAGAGTTTCTCATAATCATTCATAGATTCTAGTACACCCCAAATTTCTTGGGTTAAGAGTACTTCACGGCCCTTTAATTGGTTTAATAAAAAGATGCCATATAATCTATGGTGGCTATTATCATTCAACAATAACGGCAATACTTGTTGGTCAAAATACGCTTTGCTCTCTTCAATAACCCAAGGTGCATGGCCAACATCAACTTTAGAAATTTCTTGTAATTTTGTCCAAAAGAATTTACTTTCTTCATGATTGCCTAAATGATAATGATTATAGCTGAGTGCATTATACATTTGAATCGAAAGGAACTTTCCTCTTCTATAAAGTGGTTGTAGAATCTTTTGCGAAGCTTCATATTGTTTTAAATAACAGAGCACGATACCTAATTTAAATGACTCATCTTCATTCATCGGCATTACTTTGTTTAATATTTTTAAGTAGCGATGATATTTTTCACTATCATTCGTGTTGTATAGCAACAATGTATAATGACATAATGCATGCACATCTGTGTTGTCCTCGCTTAATAAACGTTCAAACATTTCTTTAGCAGTTTCGTATTCGTTTAAATATAAATAACACATTGCTAATAAATTACGTACGACGCGGTGTTCTTGAATGTCAGTACTTTGATTTAAAATAAAATTTCGAGCCTCTGGTAAGCGGCCTTGTGAAAATAAATATTGGAAAATAAGTTGAATCGCAAATAATTTACTTTCTGTCTCTATTTTTTCAGGTGTATGATATGAGACTTCAAACATTTCTTCAAGTTCTTCTTTATAATCCTCATCACCAGATATTGTTACATAGTTAATACCAAATAAAAATGCTTTATTGGCTTCATTCATCGTTATATTTAACTGGCTTAATTGAAAATAACTTTCTTCAACTTCTTCACCTTGTGCAATACTTTCATAAAAAAGATGTTCAGCCTTGCTACCTATACCTAAACTAACTAAGCACTCCGAATATTTTACTTTTGTTTCAAAATCCTGAGGTGACATTTCAAGCACTTTAGCGAAGTAAGATGCCGCTTTTTTATATTCTTGTTGATGAAATTTTTGATCTCCTAATTTTTTATAAAATTGACTATCTAATTTCATTGGTATTACATTGTCTTTATGCGCCATCCATCGTCACCTCCTAAATGTTTCTTTATTTTATTATTTGTATGGGATTCCCATACGCTAATGCATGATCTGGAATATCTTTGGCTACAATAGAACCCGCACCAATCTTAACATGATTACCAATGGTAACGCCTGGTAGGATGGTCACATTTGCACCAATCAAGGTATGATCCCCAATTTTCACAGGGCCTGTAGTAAATGCATCTACTAAAAATTCATGTGTTAAAATCGTTGAATTATAGCCAATCACACAATTTTTACCAATCGTGATGTATTCAGGATACAATAAATCAGGAACTACTTTGAAAGCGAATGCTGTATGAGCCCCGATATCCATTTTCAATAATTTACGATATGCCCAATGTTTTAATTTCACATTAGGCAAATAACGGCAAACTTCAATAATTAACGTTTGTTTAAACATTTTCATTCCTTTGACAAAACGATACATATGCCATAAAGGATTTTTACCTTGAACTTGTTGTTTCTTTAAATTACGCATAAATGACTATCACTTCACTTCTTTACTTGGCCATGATAATGGACCAACAGCTTTATAACGTGGCGCATCATATTTAACACGTCTAACAATCATTATGACGACACCTATTATGATTAAAATAATGGACATTAATTGGGCAATTCGGAT
Protein-coding sequences here:
- a CDS encoding Ltp family lipoprotein, encoding MRSGENTKRIKINKKSKKISKGWFWGCGSGCGCLILLVIIIIGISACTANLGNLDTNDNSSNNSNNSSASREEKSALNKAKTYSNVMHMSKDGIYNQLMSEADGFKESDAQYAVDNLKANYKKNALEKAKDYADTQDMSNDAIYNQLTSDIEGFTEEQAQYTIDQLDK
- a CDS encoding YitT family protein, with amino-acid sequence MKNLINKHYKNIIFCLIGTFINAIGVNCFLLGSNLGDGGTVGISLSLMYAFGLSPAWTSFIINTVVVFVGWKFLSKTVAVYTVISNTALSLFLHLTENINLGVDNFVINSLFGGAVIGIGAGLVISTGSTLGGTSVIAKIVNKYSEIKTSQGIFILDALVVLSFLMVLPLENVLFTIIMLFVTERATSFVIEGFNPKKAVTVISSKSDLISDKINAFTGRGSTILTGKGGYGKSETHMLYVVVPQSQVTRVKKLVNEVDENTFLVIHDVRDVLGSTFINMN
- the whiA gene encoding DNA-binding protein WhiA codes for the protein MSFASDMKNELTRIEVDEENAKAELSALIRMNGALSLSNQQFVINVQTENATTARRIYSLIKKVFNVEVELLVRKKMKLKKNNIYICRIKARAREILDDLGILKNGVFTHEIDETMIHDDEMRRSYLRGAFLAGGSVNNPETSSYHLEVFSLYEDHSEGITQLMNAYELNAKHLERKKGSIAYLKEAEKISDFLSLIGGYQALLKFEDVRIVRDMRNSVNRLVNCETANLNKTVSAAMKHVESIHLIDKEIGLDNLPDRLREIAKLRIEHQEVSLKELGEMMSTGKISKSGVNHRLRKLNEMADKLRSGEPIEL
- the yvcK gene encoding gluconeogenesis factor YvcK family protein; this encodes MRRIKLVLIGGGTGLSVLARGLKDYPIDITTIVTVADDGGSTGKIRNEMDIPAPGDIRNVISALSETESTLEQLFQYRFKENQVEGHSLGNLLIAALTNITDDFGHAVKELSKILNIRGRVIPSTNTSVRLNAVMEDGEIVYGESKIPKKNKKIERVFLEPEDVKPMEEAVEAIEEADLIVMGPGSLYTSVISNLCVKGIADALLKVDAPKLYVSNVMTQPGETNNYSAVDHVNAIHDHMGAKCINYVICSTQNFHGNVLERYREENAEPVKCNTTDMEAQNIKVFTHPDLVEVSSEDYVRHNTEVLSKMIYEIAMRETATIEFNRNKDHNKDHNE
- the rapZ gene encoding RNase adapter RapZ encodes the protein MQPDEKEIVKSELLVVTGLSGAGKSVVIQSLEDIGYFCVDNLPPILLPKFVELMGQGNPSLQKVAIAIDLRGKELFKSLIHEMDLIKSNSDVIVDMMFLEASNERLISRYKETRRAHPLNGNGQRSLIESINEERELLTEIKSLANYTIDTTQMKPKELRKRIGDYFNKSNVQTFNINVTSFGFKHGIQMDADLVFDVRFLPNPHYVDELRPLTGEDEAVYKYVMKWKETNIFYEKLIDLLKFMVPGYKKEGKSQLVIAIGCTGGQHRSVALAKRIGAELNESFDYNVYVHHRDAHVESGVKHKDEKN
- the trxB gene encoding thioredoxin-disulfide reductase translates to MAEQVDFDIAIIGAGPAGMTAAVYASRANLSTVMIERGMPGGQMANTEEVENFPGFEMVTGPDLSTKMFEHAKKFGAQYQYGDIKSIEDKGAYKEVNLGNKVITAHAVIISTGAEYKKIGVPGEQELGGRGVSYCAVCDGAFFKGKKLFVIGGGDSAVEEGTFLTKFADSVTIVHRRDELRAQKILQDRAFKNEKIDFIWSHTLKTINDKDGKVGSVTLESTKDGSEQTLDADGVFIYIGMKPLTVPFQDLGITNEVGYVLTNEDMSTSIPGIYAAGDVREKGLRQIVTATGDGSIAAQSAIAYIEHIKDTIEA
- a CDS encoding tetratricopeptide repeat protein; protein product: MAHKDNVIPMKLDSQFYKKLGDQKFHQQEYKKAASYFAKVLEMSPQDFETKVKYSECLVSLGIGSKAEHLFYESIAQGEEVEESYFQLSQLNITMNEANKAFLFGINYVTISGDEDYKEELEEMFEVSYHTPEKIETESKLFAIQLIFQYLFSQGRLPEARNFILNQSTDIQEHRVVRNLLAMCYLYLNEYETAKEMFERLLSEDNTDVHALCHYTLLLYNTNDSEKYHRYLKILNKVMPMNEDESFKLGIVLCYLKQYEASQKILQPLYRRGKFLSIQMYNALSYNHYHLGNHEESKFFWTKLQEISKVDVGHAPWVIEESKAYFDQQVLPLLLNDNSHHRLYGIFLLNQLKGREVLLTQEIWGVLESMNDYEKLYLTYLIQDLKLNKLDFIHKGMLMLYDIEALKNNEDLFIVWIDQAEAIISEKVDLANVSDYVAAFVYMYFRHSEIKVTKQQVLDWFKISSYRLNKTIDYLVSI
- a CDS encoding acyltransferase is translated as MRNLKKQQVQGKNPLWHMYRFVKGMKMFKQTLIIEVCRYLPNVKLKHWAYRKLLKMDIGAHTAFAFKVVPDLLYPEYITIGKNCVIGYNSTILTHEFLVDAFTTGPVKIGDHTLIGANVTILPGVTIGNHVKIGAGSIVAKDIPDHALAYGNPIQIIK